One stretch of Candidatus Omnitrophota bacterium DNA includes these proteins:
- a CDS encoding deoxyribonuclease IV, protein MRRIGIHVSIAGSIWESLDRTRALGCNAMQIFSRNPRGWQAAEFKSSDIENFRRLKAKYDISPVAVHIPYIINLASPEDNLYKKSIIAYIEDIARADVLGAEYFVTHLGSHVGTGEKEGIARFSKALNDIINKAKPKAVILLENTAGSGSCIGYRFEHLKRIIGSVKRKDRVGVCLDTAHTFEAGYDIKTAGGLEKTLEDFDRLVGIDNIKVVHFNDSLSPIGSHVDRHQHIGKGKIGLEAMKRIINYPRLKNAAFIMETPKESDRDDRRNIAVAKRLIKG, encoded by the coding sequence ATGCGCCGTATTGGTATACATGTTTCAATAGCCGGAAGTATATGGGAGTCGCTGGATAGGACAAGAGCGCTCGGCTGTAACGCGATGCAGATATTCAGCCGCAACCCCAGAGGCTGGCAGGCGGCGGAATTCAAATCATCCGATATAGAAAATTTCAGGCGGCTTAAGGCCAAGTATGATATTTCACCGGTTGCGGTCCATATACCATATATAATCAATCTGGCTTCGCCGGAAGATAACCTGTATAAAAAATCTATAATAGCCTATATCGAGGATATAGCGCGCGCGGATGTCCTGGGAGCCGAATATTTTGTGACGCATCTCGGCAGCCATGTCGGCACAGGAGAAAAAGAAGGCATCGCGCGGTTTTCGAAAGCTCTCAACGATATAATAAATAAGGCCAAGCCCAAAGCTGTGATACTATTGGAAAATACCGCGGGTTCGGGTTCCTGCATAGGATATAGATTCGAGCATTTAAAGCGCATAATAGGTAGCGTCAAACGAAAAGACAGAGTAGGTGTTTGCCTTGACACTGCTCATACTTTTGAGGCAGGATACGATATAAAGACTGCCGGCGGTCTCGAGAAGACGCTTGAAGACTTTGACAGGCTCGTAGGCATAGATAATATAAAAGTAGTCCATTTTAATGACAGTCTTTCGCCCATAGGTTCTCATGTGGACAGGCATCAGCATATAGGTAAGGGCAAAATAGGTTTAGAGGCAATGAAGAGAATAATCAATTACCCAAGATTAAAGAACGCGGCGTTTATTATGGAAACACCGAAAGAGTCCGATAGAGACGACAGAAGAAATATTGCGGTTGCAAAAAGATTAATTAAGGGATAA
- the leuS gene encoding leucine--tRNA ligase has translation MTNSELQASNPETAYPFDKIEPKWQKFWRDKGLFKVDTADYKNKYYCLMMFPYPSAALHVGHGRNYIIGDVVVRYKMMQGLNVLTPMGFDAFGLPAENAAIKGGLHPETSTLNNISTMRRQLNQWGVEYDWDRVVISCLPDYYKWTQWLFTKLYEKGLAYKKKAFVNWCPSCKTVLANEQVVNGGCERCDTQVLQKDLEQWFFKITAYAERLLKDLDKLEHWPERVKMMQKNWIGRSEGVKIDFKIDGLNEILKCFTTRVDTIYGATFIALAPEHPLVEKLIKGAGGEQDAYKLIQKMRDESKIDRADAEVEKEGVFTGRYVINPVNNEKIPIWVANYILMEYGSGAIMAVPAHDQRDFEFAKMYKLPIKVVIDDPKNPLDAGTMKEARIGEGVMINSGQFNGIKSEIAIENIADYFEENKFGKRSIQYKLRDWLISRQRFWGAPIPIIYCDKCGTMSVAEKDLPVLLPKNIEFKPTGESPLKSGKDFVNTKCPKCGGPATRETDTMDTFVDSSWYFLRYITPHLKDKPFDTGLVNKWLPVDQYIGGVEHAILHLLYSRFITKFLHDIKWIGFDEPFKNLFTQGMIIKDGAKMSKSKGNVVSPDKLIASYGADTVRLYTLFIGPPEKDAEWSDRGVEGAYRFLGRVWRLVERVKAQGSRGKEKKSENFIKEEEALRRKTHLTIKKVTQDFDGGFHFNTAISSIMELVNETYDYIGKTGSEGQGKILNEAIEAIIILLSPFVPHIAEELWHLIGKENSIFKTKWPAYDKAAIVENVVTMVVQVNGKVRSKIDVPFNIKEEDLKIKVLTDPKIKELSANKTLKNFIVVPKKLVNVVLQ, from the coding sequence ATGACAAATTCAGAATTACAGGCCTCCAATCCCGAAACGGCGTATCCCTTCGATAAGATAGAGCCTAAGTGGCAGAAGTTTTGGCGTGACAAGGGATTGTTTAAGGTAGATACCGCTGATTATAAGAATAAATATTACTGCCTCATGATGTTTCCTTATCCGTCAGCGGCGCTTCATGTTGGCCACGGCAGAAACTATATTATAGGCGATGTTGTGGTCAGGTACAAGATGATGCAGGGATTGAATGTGCTGACCCCTATGGGATTCGACGCGTTTGGCCTGCCGGCTGAAAACGCGGCCATAAAAGGCGGGCTCCACCCGGAGACCTCCACATTAAATAATATAAGCACAATGAGAAGGCAGCTCAACCAATGGGGAGTAGAATACGACTGGGACAGGGTCGTCATATCATGCCTTCCCGATTATTATAAATGGACGCAGTGGCTATTTACAAAACTCTACGAAAAAGGGCTTGCGTATAAGAAGAAAGCTTTTGTTAACTGGTGCCCTTCGTGTAAGACGGTTTTGGCTAATGAGCAGGTAGTGAACGGCGGATGCGAAAGGTGCGACACCCAGGTACTGCAGAAGGATCTTGAGCAGTGGTTTTTCAAAATTACCGCGTATGCCGAAAGGCTGCTTAAGGATCTCGATAAATTAGAGCACTGGCCCGAGCGCGTAAAGATGATGCAAAAGAACTGGATAGGAAGAAGCGAGGGCGTAAAGATAGATTTTAAGATAGACGGCTTGAATGAAATCTTAAAGTGTTTTACTACAAGGGTAGATACGATATACGGAGCCACATTTATAGCGCTTGCGCCTGAACATCCTCTTGTCGAAAAATTGATCAAAGGCGCCGGGGGCGAGCAAGACGCTTATAAGCTTATACAAAAGATGCGGGATGAGAGCAAAATAGACCGCGCCGATGCCGAGGTGGAGAAAGAGGGCGTTTTTACCGGACGGTATGTGATAAATCCGGTAAATAACGAGAAGATCCCGATATGGGTGGCCAATTATATACTCATGGAATACGGTTCAGGCGCGATAATGGCCGTGCCCGCGCACGACCAGAGAGATTTTGAATTCGCGAAGATGTATAAATTGCCCATAAAAGTGGTTATAGATGATCCTAAAAATCCGCTCGATGCCGGAACGATGAAAGAGGCGCGTATAGGCGAAGGCGTAATGATAAATTCCGGTCAGTTTAACGGTATTAAATCGGAGATAGCGATAGAGAATATAGCGGACTATTTTGAAGAGAATAAATTCGGCAAGCGTTCCATCCAGTACAAGCTTAGAGACTGGCTTATTTCGCGTCAGCGTTTCTGGGGCGCTCCCATACCAATCATATATTGCGATAAATGCGGCACAATGTCAGTGGCAGAAAAGGACCTGCCGGTCCTTTTGCCTAAAAATATTGAGTTTAAACCTACAGGCGAATCGCCATTAAAGTCCGGCAAAGATTTTGTGAATACCAAATGTCCAAAATGCGGCGGTCCCGCGACCAGAGAGACCGACACTATGGATACATTTGTCGATTCAAGCTGGTATTTCCTGCGCTACATAACACCGCACCTAAAAGATAAGCCCTTTGACACAGGATTGGTAAATAAATGGCTGCCTGTGGACCAGTATATAGGCGGTGTAGAGCATGCGATACTTCACTTGTTATATTCCAGGTTCATAACGAAATTTTTACATGATATAAAATGGATAGGATTCGATGAGCCGTTTAAGAATCTCTTTACCCAGGGTATGATAATAAAGGACGGGGCGAAGATGTCGAAGTCCAAGGGTAACGTCGTAAGCCCAGATAAACTGATCGCCTCTTACGGAGCTGATACCGTCAGGCTTTATACACTGTTTATAGGCCCGCCTGAAAAGGACGCGGAATGGTCCGATCGCGGCGTAGAGGGCGCGTACAGATTTTTAGGCAGGGTGTGGAGACTCGTTGAGCGGGTCAAAGCCCAGGGGTCAAGGGGCAAGGAAAAAAAGAGCGAAAATTTCATAAAAGAGGAAGAGGCGCTTAGGAGAAAGACGCACCTGACGATAAAGAAGGTGACCCAAGACTTTGACGGCGGGTTCCATTTTAATACAGCGATAAGCTCCATAATGGAGTTGGTCAACGAGACATACGATTATATAGGTAAAACCGGATCAGAAGGGCAGGGAAAAATATTAAATGAGGCGATTGAGGCCATCATTATTCTACTTTCGCCTTTTGTGCCGCACATAGCCGAAGAGTTGTGGCATCTTATCGGTAAGGAGAATAGCATATTTAAGACAAAGTGGCCGGCATATGACAAGGCCGCGATAGTCGAGAATGTCGTGACCATGGTTGTCCAGGTGAACGGCAAGGTCAGGTCAAAGATAGACGTGCCGTTTAATATTAAAGAAGAAGATCTCAAAATAAAGGTATTGACCGACCCTAAGATAAAAGAATTATCGGCCAATAAAACGCTAAAAAATTTTATCGTAGTTCCGAAAAAACTGGTAAATGTAGTCCTGCAATAA
- a CDS encoding helix-hairpin-helix domain-containing protein, producing MFNLSIRERFIILFLTATLLLGLSVIFYRKANSVVDVKIKAFDYAGELTDIKKININDAGQSALMSLPGVGKSLADNIVEYRSLAGNFISIEEIKKVKGIKDSLFDKIKDYITVE from the coding sequence ATGTTTAATCTCTCAATCAGAGAAAGATTTATAATCCTGTTTTTGACAGCAACCCTCCTACTGGGCTTGTCAGTCATATTTTATCGCAAAGCCAATTCCGTTGTAGATGTGAAGATAAAGGCTTTTGATTATGCCGGAGAGCTCACGGATATCAAAAAGATCAATATCAATGACGCGGGCCAATCTGCATTGATGAGCCTGCCCGGAGTAGGCAAATCGCTGGCGGATAATATAGTAGAATACAGATCCCTGGCCGGGAATTTCATATCCATAGAAGAGATAAAGAAGGTAAAAGGAATAAAAGACAGCCTGTTTGACAAGATAAAAGATTACATAACCGTCGAATGA
- a CDS encoding DNA internalization-related competence protein ComEC/Rec2, which produces MKRPILYCAISFCIGIAYAYFFSIPIIYFAAASIFLIILAAVFFKNNILSHIFLYIALILFAAVYYQNYNILPNDHIYNFTSGESKKALVKGIVADDPVSKKAFYGKEKTSLTLKTELLVEDDKAFVVTGLIKVDIYADEKLNNVNFGDRITVYGKLRRPEGLKNPGLFDYSNYLKIRNVYALLTANGPGSISLIKNAQLSRVRLEAYSLRHGINDYIDKYVDGRYSAFIKAILTGVRSELDTMVMDDFIKTGTVHVIAISGLNIALIAGMFIFIFKALGIRKKFNLILTSALMIFYCFVAGVSPPVVRATIMFFIVSLGYLIDRESDILNSLSIAAFIILLANPNELFDPSFQLSFVSILGIVLFSPKMEGLFGPRPNYFTKGAAISIAAIIAVSPIVSRYFNIVSPVAIVANLVIVPALFVITIVSFVFLALNFLGLNLLSVYAGHALSLLTQITFYINHIFAQIPLSHIRIPFASFPFLLLYYAFIFSFFFLKRKIEVLILALLVLNFAVWGNVFAAQGEELKITYIDVGMGDSILLEFPNKTTMLIDAGSGGIEGLSDMGRSIVAPILWNKGIDRLDAVICTHFHSDHTGGALYILKNFDIGCVMDNGIPPDSRQRLYDSYRKIILQRNLRRLVVAGPEEITGFGDVKLFVINPPEGSTMPDANNNSVVIKLEYKNFSALFCGDASSEAMRNMFKYGGLLKSNILKIPHHGGSTGKAVTTKAFLDLVSPEISIVSSGADFHMKNPLMYSKSQIYDTKDNGAIEIITDGLNFKVKPFRPEN; this is translated from the coding sequence ATGAAGCGGCCCATCCTATATTGCGCAATATCTTTTTGTATCGGCATAGCCTACGCGTATTTTTTCAGTATCCCTATAATCTATTTTGCGGCGGCGAGCATCTTTCTTATAATACTTGCCGCGGTTTTCTTTAAAAACAATATCCTCTCCCACATATTTTTGTATATCGCCTTAATACTTTTTGCGGCGGTATATTATCAAAATTATAATATCCTGCCGAATGACCATATCTATAATTTCACTTCGGGTGAAAGCAAAAAAGCGCTGGTCAAAGGTATCGTAGCCGATGACCCGGTGAGCAAAAAAGCATTTTATGGTAAAGAGAAGACAAGCCTTACCTTAAAAACAGAACTTTTAGTAGAAGACGATAAGGCCTTTGTGGTTACCGGGCTTATCAAGGTTGATATATACGCAGATGAAAAGCTAAATAATGTAAATTTTGGCGACCGGATAACCGTGTATGGAAAGCTGCGCAGGCCCGAAGGCTTAAAGAATCCGGGATTATTCGATTATTCAAACTATCTTAAGATAAGAAATGTGTATGCGCTGCTGACGGCCAACGGGCCTGGATCCATAAGCCTTATTAAAAACGCACAGCTCTCGCGCGTAAGGCTTGAAGCGTATTCTTTGAGGCACGGGATAAATGATTATATAGATAAATATGTAGATGGCCGCTACAGCGCCTTCATTAAGGCGATATTGACGGGCGTGCGCAGCGAACTCGATACCATGGTAATGGATGATTTTATAAAGACCGGGACCGTGCACGTAATAGCGATAAGCGGACTGAATATAGCGCTTATAGCGGGAATGTTCATATTTATTTTTAAGGCGCTCGGTATAAGAAAAAAATTCAATCTTATCCTTACCTCGGCGCTTATGATCTTCTATTGTTTTGTGGCGGGGGTAAGTCCGCCTGTCGTCAGGGCGACTATAATGTTCTTTATAGTCTCTTTAGGATACCTTATCGACAGGGAGTCGGACATCCTTAATTCGTTATCGATAGCCGCATTTATAATTCTGCTTGCAAACCCGAATGAACTCTTTGACCCGAGTTTTCAGCTGTCATTCGTGTCTATATTAGGAATAGTGCTTTTTTCGCCAAAGATGGAAGGCCTTTTTGGCCCCAGGCCAAATTACTTTACCAAGGGCGCGGCAATATCCATAGCCGCGATTATCGCCGTTTCGCCGATAGTAAGCAGATACTTTAATATCGTTTCGCCGGTAGCGATAGTGGCGAACCTTGTTATAGTTCCGGCTCTATTTGTCATAACTATAGTGTCGTTTGTATTTCTCGCTTTGAATTTTCTCGGGTTGAACCTTTTATCCGTATACGCGGGCCACGCGCTCTCTTTACTGACGCAGATAACTTTTTATATAAACCATATATTCGCGCAGATACCCTTGTCTCACATAAGAATACCATTCGCGTCATTTCCTTTTTTATTGCTGTATTATGCTTTTATATTTTCATTCTTTTTTCTGAAGAGGAAGATAGAGGTGTTGATATTGGCATTATTGGTTCTGAATTTTGCGGTTTGGGGAAATGTTTTCGCGGCACAAGGCGAGGAGCTCAAAATAACATATATCGATGTTGGCATGGGCGATAGTATATTGCTGGAGTTCCCCAACAAAACCACTATGCTTATAGACGCGGGCTCCGGCGGCATAGAAGGCTTGTCGGATATGGGGAGGTCTATCGTGGCGCCTATATTGTGGAACAAAGGGATCGACAGGCTTGACGCTGTAATATGCACACATTTTCATTCTGACCACACCGGCGGCGCATTGTACATACTGAAAAATTTTGATATAGGTTGCGTGATGGATAATGGCATACCGCCCGACTCGAGGCAGCGCCTTTATGATAGTTATAGAAAAATTATTTTGCAGAGGAATTTGCGCCGTCTCGTTGTGGCTGGGCCGGAAGAGATTACGGGTTTTGGGGATGTGAAGCTTTTTGTGATAAATCCTCCCGAAGGAAGCACGATGCCCGACGCCAATAATAATTCCGTAGTTATCAAGCTTGAGTATAAAAATTTTTCAGCGCTATTTTGCGGCGACGCTTCCAGCGAGGCTATGCGGAATATGTTTAAATACGGAGGCCTTTTAAAATCGAATATATTGAAAATTCCTCATCACGGCGGATCGACAGGGAAGGCAGTTACAACAAAAGCATTCCTCGATCTGGTATCTCCGGAAATTTCTATAGTAAGTTCAGGCGCGGATTTTCATATGAAAAACCCTCTTATGTATTCCAAATCACAAATATACGATACGAAAGATAATGGCGCGATAGAAATAATTACCGATGGCCTGAACTTCAAAGTTAAGCCATTTCGCCCGGAAAACTAA
- a CDS encoding PilZ domain-containing protein, with amino-acid sequence MEMQPGSIVERRRTQRIDSNLPVRYKNLRTTTSPMGSLTKDISEGGIRFKTTEFISLACRLVVEITIPTVQRPIKAISKVAWIRKASSGNQYELGNQFLEISKEDKAAITDYVSRLSSATT; translated from the coding sequence ATGGAGATGCAGCCAGGTAGTATTGTAGAAAGGCGTCGCACTCAGAGAATAGATTCGAATTTGCCGGTAAGGTATAAAAACCTAAGAACGACCACGTCTCCAATGGGTTCGCTGACTAAAGATATCAGCGAAGGAGGTATTCGTTTTAAAACCACAGAGTTTATTTCACTCGCCTGCCGTCTTGTGGTAGAGATTACCATTCCGACGGTGCAGAGGCCGATAAAAGCCATATCAAAAGTGGCATGGATCAGGAAGGCTTCTTCGGGCAATCAGTATGAGCTCGGAAATCAATTCCTGGAAATATCAAAAGAGGACAAGGCTGCGATAACGGATTATGTTAGCCGCCTCTCCAGCGCTACCACCTAA
- the bamD gene encoding outer membrane protein assembly factor BamD, whose product MKKNSLYIISLSLICIFAFASDAYAPWIWTPETKKFTNPKNAVKDTPKEQFDWAMSFYDAKDYQRASFEFDKLAKQYEFSDYASKSQYYVGLCNENMQKYYTAFESYQKAIDNFPHLSNIDEVLARQYAIGLIYLEKPSPKVMGNDIMAPLDRAVEIFKKVVENAPYGKYAHDAQFKLGEALKKSERYDEAVQAYHKLVEDYPNSEHATKAMYEESHCAYKASLRPAYDASATDSAIKTFEKFVNKNKDSELAQKADKTMKRLKDNVAEKSFETAQFYESQGKPAAAIIYYQDVIDTYPDSSFVDKAKAKVEALKNPKPKKVAAPLEFKKKPRPVSQEAQKKAPWRPLSFLGAKKQDPAPSPVETPKPVEVPKAEPVKIIAETPAPVPQSQPSVVEPAPEAVSQPPVEAPKAEEAPQALVETPKAEPVAQVVETPKTEEVVVPVREAPKKKAWKPFSFDSKKKDVAVQTKETPKKDWKPFNFDKKKEAAAKTEEAVAQSKETPKKKAWKPFNFDTEKESVKEVQKKEWIPLYFGTNDEPMGVKRPEAQKL is encoded by the coding sequence ATGAAAAAGAATAGTCTCTATATAATATCGTTGTCCCTGATATGTATTTTTGCGTTTGCCTCGGATGCCTATGCCCCATGGATATGGACTCCTGAGACAAAGAAATTTACAAATCCTAAGAACGCGGTAAAAGACACTCCTAAAGAACAGTTCGACTGGGCCATGAGTTTCTATGACGCCAAGGACTATCAGCGCGCGTCATTCGAATTTGATAAATTAGCCAAGCAGTATGAATTTTCCGATTATGCCTCAAAATCCCAGTACTATGTGGGCCTTTGCAATGAGAATATGCAGAAGTATTACACAGCATTCGAAAGTTACCAGAAGGCCATAGACAATTTTCCACATCTATCCAATATCGATGAAGTGCTTGCCCGGCAATACGCGATAGGCCTTATATATCTGGAGAAACCCAGCCCGAAAGTCATGGGCAATGATATCATGGCCCCCCTTGACAGGGCGGTGGAGATATTTAAAAAGGTGGTAGAGAACGCGCCATACGGGAAATACGCTCACGACGCGCAATTTAAGCTGGGAGAAGCGCTAAAAAAGAGCGAGAGGTATGACGAGGCCGTGCAGGCATATCATAAATTGGTCGAGGATTATCCAAATTCAGAGCATGCCACAAAGGCGATGTATGAGGAGTCGCATTGCGCTTACAAAGCGTCGCTAAGGCCAGCTTATGATGCCAGCGCTACCGACAGCGCAATAAAGACTTTTGAGAAATTTGTGAATAAGAATAAAGACTCCGAGCTTGCCCAAAAAGCCGATAAAACCATGAAACGGCTTAAAGATAATGTAGCCGAAAAATCGTTTGAGACGGCTCAATTTTATGAGTCCCAAGGCAAACCCGCCGCCGCGATAATATATTACCAGGATGTTATAGACACATATCCAGACAGTTCTTTTGTCGATAAGGCAAAAGCCAAGGTAGAAGCGCTGAAAAATCCTAAACCCAAGAAGGTTGCGGCTCCTCTTGAATTCAAAAAAAAACCGAGGCCGGTAAGCCAGGAGGCGCAGAAGAAGGCCCCCTGGAGGCCATTGAGTTTTCTGGGCGCAAAGAAGCAAGATCCTGCGCCATCGCCAGTGGAAACTCCTAAGCCAGTCGAAGTTCCTAAAGCCGAGCCTGTAAAAATTATTGCAGAGACACCGGCTCCAGTGCCGCAGTCGCAACCATCTGTGGTTGAACCCGCGCCGGAGGCTGTGTCGCAACCGCCGGTAGAAGCTCCAAAAGCTGAGGAAGCGCCGCAAGCATTAGTAGAAACTCCCAAGGCAGAGCCTGTTGCGCAAGTGGTCGAGACTCCAAAAACCGAAGAGGTGGTTGTTCCTGTTCGGGAGGCTCCAAAGAAAAAAGCCTGGAAGCCGTTCAGTTTTGACTCCAAGAAAAAAGATGTGGCTGTCCAGACCAAAGAGACCCCAAAGAAAGATTGGAAGCCGTTTAATTTTGATAAAAAGAAAGAAGCCGCAGCCAAAACTGAAGAGGCGGTTGCCCAATCCAAGGAAACACCAAAGAAAAAAGCCTGGAAGCCATTCAACTTTGACACCGAGAAAGAATCCGTTAAAGAAGTCCAGAAGAAGGAATGGATACCTCTGTATTTTGGCACTAATGACGAGCCGATGGGGGTCAAGAGACCGGAAGCTCAAAAACTTTAA
- the lptE gene encoding LPS assembly lipoprotein LptE has translation MGKMRLQKFAVILLVTLFFISGCGYTTKSLLPPNLKTIYVDNLVNKINLTAESNDDRMYLSYRPGMEIETSRVIRDKYLSDGNLKVIDSEDADLTLKGELVDFRNEALRYDRNDNVQEYRIRVVVNIEMINKDGKVRWKESGFAGESLYTTTGPLAKSERTAVLEAEADLARRVVERTIEEW, from the coding sequence ATGGGAAAGATGCGTTTGCAAAAATTTGCTGTGATATTATTGGTCACGCTTTTTTTTATTTCCGGATGCGGTTATACGACAAAATCGCTCCTTCCTCCCAATCTTAAGACTATCTATGTGGATAACCTTGTGAACAAGATAAATTTAACGGCGGAATCCAATGATGACAGGATGTACCTTAGTTACAGGCCGGGCATGGAGATAGAAACATCCAGAGTGATACGCGATAAATATCTGTCTGATGGTAACCTGAAAGTGATAGACTCCGAAGATGCCGATTTGACACTTAAGGGCGAGCTTGTGGATTTCAGGAACGAGGCATTGCGATATGACAGGAATGATAATGTGCAGGAATACAGGATTAGGGTGGTTGTGAATATAGAAATGATTAATAAAGACGGCAAGGTTAGATGGAAAGAGAGCGGCTTCGCGGGTGAATCGCTTTATACTACTACCGGACCACTTGCGAAAAGCGAAAGAACCGCTGTATTAGAAGCCGAGGCTGATTTGGCCAGGCGTGTTGTGGAGAGAACGATTGAAGAATGGTAA
- the holA gene encoding DNA polymerase III subunit delta — MVSPAAFSNPESPSRKGGVNTSPAVILLVGAEKYLKEKSINDLRSSLLDSSAAELDYKVLHGTDTSADEILSSVSTIPFFSSKRLVVVKDFEKLPKEDILRLVNYIKKPNQYTCLVIDLKDGAMLKDDPSLGRYVKVLKFSDLTEMETPSWISKFVSSKGKSIDERAIEILRELQGGNMLNLSQELEKLITYIGHRKSITVSDVEGLVGKSVIASAFDIAHAAAEMDTSKAISIVYELASYGKKPHEVIGLMAWHFKTLLKIKAQASSGRTENEIIQSLRMPKKSAHALLTQSALYSHKDLGSKLRILLDADLGIKRARYSPSLILEFAIIRLCLGN; from the coding sequence ATGGTAAGCCCCGCCGCTTTTTCTAATCCCGAATCTCCCTCAAGAAAAGGCGGGGTAAACACAAGTCCCGCGGTAATTCTGCTTGTCGGAGCTGAAAAATATCTTAAAGAAAAATCAATAAACGACCTGCGCTCATCGCTTCTTGACTCTTCCGCCGCGGAGTTGGATTATAAGGTACTGCACGGCACAGACACATCCGCGGATGAAATACTTTCCTCGGTTTCAACCATACCGTTTTTCTCATCAAAAAGGCTCGTTGTAGTAAAGGACTTCGAAAAGCTACCCAAAGAAGATATTCTCCGCCTGGTTAATTATATCAAAAAGCCAAATCAATATACCTGTCTTGTAATTGATCTAAAAGATGGTGCTATGCTAAAGGATGACCCGTCGCTTGGGCGCTATGTAAAGGTGCTGAAATTTTCCGATCTTACAGAGATGGAAACTCCTTCCTGGATCTCGAAATTTGTTTCATCCAAGGGTAAGAGCATAGATGAACGCGCTATAGAGATATTAAGGGAACTGCAGGGCGGCAATATGCTTAATTTATCGCAGGAACTGGAAAAACTTATAACTTATATCGGCCACCGCAAGTCTATAACGGTATCCGATGTGGAGGGTCTTGTAGGAAAGAGCGTTATTGCATCGGCATTTGATATTGCGCATGCCGCCGCCGAGATGGATACCTCAAAAGCTATAAGCATAGTATATGAATTGGCGTCATATGGGAAGAAGCCACATGAGGTTATAGGGCTTATGGCGTGGCATTTTAAGACTTTGTTGAAGATAAAAGCACAAGCCTCTTCAGGGCGCACAGAAAATGAGATAATCCAGAGTTTGAGAATGCCGAAAAAGAGCGCCCACGCCCTGTTAACGCAAAGCGCGCTATATTCTCATAAGGATTTAGGATCGAAGCTGCGAATTTTGCTGGATGCGGACCTCGGCATAAAAAGGGCAAGGTACAGCCCTTCATTAATACTGGAATTTGCTATTATAAGATTATGCCTTGGGAACTGA
- the rpsT gene encoding 30S ribosomal protein S20, protein MPIKRASFKDLRKSKKRHVRNVSLSSELNSLTKKFDSLVAAKKTDEAKTFLKTLASKIDKAASKGIIHRNAASRRISRLTKKIASVPKA, encoded by the coding sequence ATGCCAATAAAAAGAGCTTCATTTAAAGATTTAAGAAAATCGAAGAAAAGACATGTCAGAAACGTATCTTTAAGTTCGGAACTAAATTCGCTAACAAAGAAATTCGACAGCCTGGTAGCGGCAAAAAAAACCGACGAGGCAAAGACATTTTTGAAAACTCTTGCTTCAAAGATAGATAAGGCGGCTTCAAAAGGAATCATTCATAGGAATGCTGCTTCACGCAGGATCTCCCGCCTCACAAAAAAGATCGCTTCAGTTCCCAAGGCATAA